A genome region from Armatimonadota bacterium includes the following:
- the cas2 gene encoding CRISPR-associated endonuclease Cas2: MPRRKKAANPERIHVSQFKIMWNVVAFDLPMNDRKERRAYAQFHKFLKRDGYFMMQESVYARPCPNADNLETHKKRLLRNLPPYGQVRILAFTDAQFGKMEVYYGRVKGEPEKPPDQLTLF, encoded by the coding sequence ATGCCAAGACGGAAGAAAGCTGCAAATCCCGAACGCATTCACGTAAGCCAATTCAAGATCATGTGGAACGTAGTCGCCTTTGACCTGCCGATGAACGACCGAAAGGAGCGTCGGGCTTACGCTCAGTTCCACAAGTTCCTCAAGCGGGACGGCTACTTTATGATGCAGGAAAGCGTCTATGCCCGTCCCTGCCCCAACGCGGACAATCTGGAAACGCACAAGAAGCGGCTATTGCGGAACTTGCCGCCCTATGGACAGGTGCGGATTCTGGCCTTTACCGATGCCCAGTTCGGCAAGATGGAGGTCTACTATGGCCGTGTCAAAGGCGAACCGGAGAAGCCGCCCGACCAATTGACGCTCTTCTAG
- the cas1 gene encoding type II CRISPR-associated endonuclease Cas1, producing the protein MIGRVIEVATPARLSLADRQIVVDRSEADTLSAPLEDVAVLILDNPTIALTLPLVTACAEQNIAIVGCDQRHMPASLTLPIEGNSTHTETLLLQIEATGPAKKQAWKQIVQAKINAQAALIEGVCGRADKLRRLAAQVASGDPTNCEGNAAQIYFQRLFGEDFRRERFGDYPNNLLNYGYAILRACVARAVVGAGLHPSLGIHHRNRYNPFCLADDLMEPFRPLVDAFVYRIWRASPDPILFDRKVKAELLRFTVSDVSLRGKSLPFLAALTLYTASVRRFLCQDGRKLQIPNAFT; encoded by the coding sequence ATGATAGGTCGAGTGATCGAGGTCGCCACGCCGGCTCGGCTATCGCTGGCCGACCGCCAAATAGTCGTAGATCGGAGCGAGGCCGATACCCTCTCGGCGCCGCTGGAAGACGTCGCCGTGCTCATCCTCGACAACCCCACCATCGCCCTAACGCTGCCTCTGGTTACCGCCTGCGCCGAGCAGAACATCGCGATCGTCGGGTGCGACCAGCGCCATATGCCCGCCTCCCTCACGCTGCCGATCGAAGGCAACTCGACGCATACCGAAACGCTGCTCCTACAGATCGAGGCAACGGGGCCCGCCAAGAAACAGGCCTGGAAACAGATCGTACAGGCCAAGATCAACGCCCAGGCCGCCCTGATCGAAGGCGTCTGCGGTCGCGCCGATAAGCTTCGACGGCTTGCGGCGCAGGTAGCCTCGGGCGATCCGACCAATTGCGAAGGCAACGCCGCCCAGATCTATTTCCAACGGCTCTTTGGCGAAGATTTTCGGCGAGAGCGGTTTGGCGATTATCCGAACAACCTGCTCAACTACGGCTACGCGATCTTGAGAGCGTGCGTCGCGAGGGCGGTCGTCGGCGCAGGCCTTCATCCATCATTGGGCATCCACCATCGCAATCGGTACAACCCCTTCTGCCTGGCCGACGATCTGATGGAGCCGTTCCGGCCCTTGGTCGACGCCTTTGTCTACCGGATATGGCGCGCTTCGCCCGACCCGATTCTGTTCGACCGAAAGGTGAAGGCCGAACTCCTTCGGTTTACCGTCTCCGACGTTTCATTGCGCGGCAAGTCGTTGCCGTTTCTCGCCGCCCTAACCCTCTATACGGCCTCTGTGCGGAGGTTCTTATGCCAAGACGGAAGAAAGCTGCAAATCCCGAACGCATTCACGTAA
- the cas9 gene encoding type II CRISPR RNA-guided endonuclease Cas9 (Cas9, originally named Csn1, is the large, multifunctional signature protein of type II CRISPR/Cas systems. It is well known even to general audiences because its RNA-guided endonuclease activity has made it a popular tool for custom editing of eukaryotic genomes.): MGKIVGIDAGTNSLGWVVFDEPSNPNADRKILAAGVRIFPSVIDPKKKTPLNAERRTFRGQRRNIYRRGQRLRNLKKLLEKELGASPDPALNPYQLRKDAIERQLDSVELATALFHLGHRRGFQSNRKTLQQKYKIKSNEVEDPEAVLAEQTEDKEEGKKLAKKLKELREKSAGKLLGQYFHSIFGRERIRGSVKHRDDLRKEFEQIWIAQRLTNGKFKQCLEDLLFGQRPLKSQRGLIGKCAFEPDQTRSPKCMPLFQEFNIWKTVNNLRATQNYRDVPIMPEQRQKLAEELMTKPSLSWAAVRKLLGHPKDTTYNLEKPNKNDLPGNKTAVEMIKIMGEKRWNDLSFLQRNQLVHKIRSTNNKRKLEKSLRFHWKFPQEIAGKLALHIFPDGYGNLSRKAMEKMLPHLQHGLNEHDAAQAAGYKRRDQIIIDAQARLPMPPDLRNPTLNKALVETRKLVNAIIREHGKPDLIRIEFARELKLGRKALKAIDDSIKKNEDANKEADKFYAELGHPIVSRTDRIKYRLWKECGEKCPYTLRQINASDLTNGNVHIEHIIPFGRSWDDSFNNKTLAFAEVNQLKGDRTPFEAFGGTNKWNDLIENMRQNQKFGMKKHKVNLFCRETFDEEQFQNRQLSDTGYIAVAVREYLEQLGVEVQTVSGKATAWLRHKWGLNTILNPEGKDEKTREDHRHHMIDAAVVALTTPAITKRISDIAKLEMEKVESINKLNVPQWPSLRSSLERLVENCIVSHAPKRDISGGLHDPNPYAKKQYGAEEKYSIRKPISAMSKGEIEALADGMLKKKLIQAISNQAGIDWAKLEGDAYKKALKSLLGEDETFRYRDKIGQRELTARRARILKSEGEETFIKMGRKKDDSPRWYPIGDYHHVEILECLNDCTVDGKKYKKGQRRGAFVSTWEAVHRVRRDKKALVQRDHGPNWRFIMSLCKGDLIEMEGDKAGLYKVAVLERTNHRICLKVHSDGSLKRPFNISINQLKASKVTIDPLGRKYPAND, from the coding sequence ATGGGAAAAATTGTCGGGATCGACGCGGGCACCAATTCTCTGGGCTGGGTCGTGTTCGACGAACCGAGCAATCCCAATGCCGACCGCAAGATCCTTGCGGCTGGAGTCAGGATATTTCCTTCGGTCATCGATCCTAAGAAGAAAACTCCGCTGAATGCCGAGCGTCGAACGTTTCGCGGCCAGCGTCGGAACATCTATCGGCGCGGCCAACGACTGAGAAACCTTAAAAAGCTTCTGGAGAAAGAGCTCGGCGCAAGCCCCGATCCTGCGCTCAACCCATACCAGTTGCGCAAAGACGCGATCGAACGGCAGTTGGATTCTGTCGAACTGGCAACGGCGCTCTTCCACCTCGGTCATCGGCGCGGATTCCAAAGCAATCGCAAGACCCTTCAGCAAAAGTACAAAATCAAATCGAACGAAGTAGAAGACCCTGAAGCCGTATTAGCCGAGCAAACGGAAGACAAAGAGGAAGGCAAGAAACTTGCCAAGAAACTAAAGGAACTTAGGGAAAAGTCCGCCGGCAAACTTCTCGGCCAATACTTTCATTCGATCTTCGGACGCGAGCGCATTCGTGGCAGCGTCAAGCATCGGGACGACCTGCGCAAAGAGTTCGAACAAATATGGATAGCACAACGGCTGACCAATGGCAAGTTCAAGCAATGTTTAGAAGACTTGCTCTTTGGCCAAAGACCGCTCAAGTCGCAACGCGGACTCATCGGAAAGTGCGCCTTCGAGCCCGATCAAACGAGATCGCCCAAGTGCATGCCCTTGTTCCAAGAGTTCAACATCTGGAAGACGGTCAACAATCTGAGGGCGACTCAAAACTATCGCGACGTGCCCATCATGCCCGAGCAACGTCAGAAACTGGCCGAAGAACTCATGACAAAACCCAGCCTTTCTTGGGCGGCCGTCCGAAAGTTGCTGGGGCACCCAAAGGATACAACATACAACCTTGAGAAGCCCAACAAAAACGATCTGCCGGGCAACAAAACCGCGGTCGAGATGATCAAGATCATGGGCGAAAAGCGATGGAATGATCTCAGTTTCTTGCAACGCAACCAATTGGTGCACAAAATTCGATCGACCAATAACAAAAGAAAGCTCGAAAAAAGTTTAAGATTCCATTGGAAGTTCCCTCAAGAGATCGCCGGGAAACTGGCGCTGCATATCTTCCCGGACGGATACGGCAACCTGAGCCGCAAAGCCATGGAAAAGATGCTGCCGCATCTACAGCACGGCCTGAACGAGCACGACGCCGCGCAGGCCGCGGGCTACAAGCGTCGAGATCAAATCATCATCGATGCGCAAGCCCGACTGCCCATGCCTCCCGATCTCCGAAATCCAACTCTCAACAAAGCGCTGGTCGAAACCAGAAAACTGGTCAACGCCATCATTCGAGAGCATGGCAAGCCCGACCTGATCCGAATCGAGTTCGCCCGCGAACTCAAATTGGGTCGCAAGGCTCTCAAGGCGATCGACGATTCGATCAAAAAGAACGAGGATGCCAATAAAGAGGCCGACAAGTTTTATGCGGAACTAGGGCACCCTATTGTCAGCCGCACTGATAGGATCAAGTACCGGCTGTGGAAGGAATGCGGCGAAAAGTGTCCCTATACGCTCCGACAAATCAACGCCAGCGACCTCACCAATGGCAACGTCCATATCGAGCACATCATTCCATTCGGCCGGTCGTGGGACGACTCGTTTAACAACAAGACCCTCGCCTTTGCAGAAGTCAACCAACTGAAAGGCGACCGAACCCCCTTCGAGGCTTTTGGCGGTACCAATAAATGGAACGACTTGATCGAAAACATGCGACAGAACCAAAAGTTCGGCATGAAAAAGCACAAAGTCAACCTGTTCTGCCGGGAAACGTTTGACGAAGAGCAGTTTCAGAACCGCCAGCTCTCCGACACTGGCTACATCGCAGTCGCCGTAAGAGAGTACTTGGAGCAACTGGGTGTAGAGGTGCAAACCGTATCGGGCAAGGCCACGGCATGGCTGAGGCACAAATGGGGACTCAACACAATCCTCAATCCAGAGGGCAAAGACGAGAAGACGCGCGAAGATCATCGGCACCACATGATCGACGCCGCCGTCGTCGCACTGACAACGCCGGCTATCACCAAGCGCATCAGCGACATCGCAAAACTAGAGATGGAAAAGGTCGAATCGATCAACAAACTCAACGTGCCCCAGTGGCCCTCATTGCGCTCATCGTTGGAACGCCTGGTCGAGAATTGCATCGTCTCGCACGCGCCCAAGCGGGACATATCAGGCGGACTGCACGACCCGAACCCGTACGCCAAAAAGCAGTACGGAGCAGAGGAAAAATACTCCATTCGCAAGCCTATCTCGGCTATGTCTAAGGGCGAGATCGAGGCGCTTGCTGACGGGATGCTGAAAAAGAAGCTGATTCAGGCGATCTCCAACCAAGCCGGCATCGATTGGGCAAAGTTGGAAGGCGATGCGTACAAGAAGGCGCTGAAGTCCCTATTGGGCGAGGATGAGACCTTCCGATACAGAGACAAGATCGGGCAAAGGGAGTTGACCGCCCGGCGAGCGCGAATCCTGAAGTCCGAAGGCGAGGAGACCTTTATCAAGATGGGGCGCAAGAAGGACGATTCGCCCCGATGGTATCCGATCGGCGATTATCACCACGTCGAGATATTGGAATGCCTGAACGATTGCACTGTTGACGGCAAGAAGTACAAAAAGGGACAACGGCGCGGCGCGTTCGTCTCGACCTGGGAGGCCGTACATCGGGTCAGACGAGACAAGAAAGCGCTGGTGCAGCGCGACCATGGTCCGAACTGGCGATTTATCATGAGCTTGTGCAAGGGGGATTTGATCGAGATGGAGGGAGATAAAGCGGGATTATACAAAGTCGCTGTACTTGAACGCACTAACCACAGAATTTGCCTGAAAGTTCACAGTGATGGAAGCCTAAAGCGACCATTCAACATTAGCATCAACCAACTCAAGGCTTCCAAAGTCACAATCGACCCCCTTGGCCGCAAGTATCCCGCCAACGATTAG